The following are from one region of the Sphingobium sp. TKS genome:
- a CDS encoding ParB/RepB/Spo0J family partition protein, whose product MNQLPILVPAANLTKSPSNVRKASDPVADAQLEANIAAKGIRQNLIGLPVSRKKGHYRIAAGGRRLDAVHRLIEKGIFAADYQVPVLVLREAKDAIATSLEENFFKLSMSPADTCQAFQDIVQTEGKTPAEIAKRFGLTERFVLGRLRLADLAPCVFDALRDGEISIEVAMAYGSSPDPARQANVFEELGQGYYRANVSEIRRQLAQGSYRGSDPKALLVGREAYLAAGGRIDSDLFTDNATEMWIDGDLLSQIASDKLAQAAEAIQEREGFGEIRVVPTTHIAYSATWGLKPVDGEQPPLTQEQEQRLADIETELEGFENPADTDESEEEAEARYDRLNAEYEAIQQRAPILTEEQKASALAYVVIGQDGQPRIHEQLYIAPSAEPVDEEEEPSGEDAEEEAASDEEVSAKPRISQRLAEELAEMKAELLRIHVASDPRFALDLATFYMADAATRKYRTSDLATELRANAPFSRLTDYKSGTSAAEEWMKCDASLDRSWTEPTDERERYDAFCALAEEARAAWFGWLIARTMQAVPAGQSGSHFIDHLGQKLEIDVASWWRPTANNYFDRISKASILSEFEGIGGIELSSRYSASKKHDLALSAEKLFSGALIIEADLKEKALAWLPDAMRFSPPVEPDEDDIEPGASGEDIAADAQVLPPAENDDIAQAA is encoded by the coding sequence ATGAACCAGCTTCCTATACTCGTTCCCGCAGCGAACCTTACCAAATCGCCGTCTAACGTCCGCAAGGCCAGCGACCCCGTCGCCGATGCTCAGCTCGAAGCCAATATCGCTGCCAAGGGCATAAGGCAGAATCTCATCGGCCTGCCCGTCTCCCGCAAGAAGGGCCATTACCGCATCGCTGCGGGCGGCCGACGCCTCGACGCAGTCCATCGCCTGATCGAAAAGGGCATCTTCGCGGCGGATTATCAGGTTCCCGTCCTCGTCCTTCGCGAAGCCAAGGATGCGATCGCGACCAGCCTTGAAGAGAATTTCTTCAAGTTAAGCATGTCGCCTGCGGACACCTGCCAGGCCTTTCAGGATATCGTCCAGACCGAGGGCAAGACGCCGGCCGAGATCGCCAAACGGTTCGGGTTGACCGAGCGTTTCGTGCTTGGCCGGCTTCGCCTCGCTGATCTGGCGCCCTGCGTGTTTGACGCACTGCGCGATGGTGAAATCAGCATCGAGGTGGCCATGGCTTATGGCAGTAGCCCCGATCCCGCGCGCCAAGCGAACGTCTTCGAAGAGCTGGGCCAGGGCTATTACCGCGCCAATGTGAGCGAGATTCGGCGTCAGCTGGCACAGGGCAGCTATCGGGGCAGCGATCCCAAAGCCCTACTCGTCGGACGCGAGGCCTATCTCGCCGCTGGTGGCCGGATCGACAGCGATCTCTTCACCGACAACGCCACCGAGATGTGGATCGATGGCGATCTGCTCAGCCAAATTGCGAGTGACAAGTTGGCGCAGGCCGCCGAGGCGATCCAGGAACGGGAAGGCTTTGGAGAAATCCGCGTCGTGCCGACCACCCATATCGCTTATAGCGCCACCTGGGGTCTGAAGCCTGTCGATGGTGAGCAACCGCCGCTGACGCAGGAGCAGGAACAGCGTCTGGCCGACATCGAAACGGAACTTGAAGGCTTCGAAAATCCCGCCGACACCGACGAAAGCGAGGAAGAGGCCGAGGCACGTTATGATCGGCTGAATGCGGAATATGAGGCGATCCAGCAACGCGCGCCGATTCTGACCGAAGAACAGAAGGCCTCCGCTCTGGCCTATGTTGTGATCGGGCAGGACGGGCAGCCGCGCATCCATGAGCAGCTCTACATCGCCCCGTCGGCCGAGCCTGTCGATGAGGAGGAAGAGCCATCCGGCGAGGATGCGGAGGAAGAGGCCGCATCGGATGAAGAGGTTTCGGCCAAGCCTCGCATCAGCCAGCGTCTGGCCGAGGAACTGGCTGAGATGAAGGCCGAGCTGCTCCGTATCCATGTCGCCAGCGATCCCCGCTTCGCGCTCGATCTCGCCACCTTCTATATGGCTGACGCTGCGACCCGGAAATATCGGACCAGTGATCTTGCCACCGAGTTGCGTGCCAATGCGCCTTTTTCCCGGCTCACCGACTATAAGAGTGGGACATCGGCAGCCGAGGAGTGGATGAAGTGCGACGCCAGCCTTGATCGCAGCTGGACCGAACCTACCGATGAGCGGGAACGCTATGACGCCTTTTGCGCGCTTGCTGAGGAAGCCCGAGCCGCCTGGTTCGGCTGGTTGATTGCCCGTACGATGCAGGCCGTTCCTGCTGGTCAATCCGGGAGTCACTTTATCGATCACCTGGGTCAGAAACTGGAAATCGACGTCGCTTCATGGTGGCGGCCCACCGCGAACAACTATTTCGACCGGATCAGCAAGGCGTCGATCCTGTCGGAGTTCGAGGGGATTGGCGGGATTGAACTCAGCAGCCGTTACAGCGCCTCGAAAAAGCATGATCTCGCCTTGTCGGCCGAAAAGCTTTTCTCCGGCGCGCTGATCATCGAGGCTGACCTCAAGGAAAAGGCGTTGGCCTGGCTGCCCGACGCAATGCGCTTCAGCCCGCCGGTTGAGCCGGATGAAGACGACATCGAACCGGGCGCAAGCGGTGAAGATATTGCCGCGGATGCGCAAGTGCTGCCCCCGGCTGAGAACGACGACATCGCCCAGGCAGCCTGA
- a CDS encoding toprim domain-containing protein — translation MLAPATDTLGLAEGIETAISAMALLDIPVWATLGSERLHNIALPSRVTRLILLPDNDRAGQLSAAKALIAYQDPGRMVQTIWPPMGMNDWNDVHKMEGKWGRYWWREGA, via the coding sequence ATGTTGGCTCCAGCGACGGATACGCTCGGCTTGGCAGAGGGCATCGAGACTGCAATCTCGGCCATGGCCCTGCTCGACATCCCCGTCTGGGCAACGCTGGGCAGCGAACGTCTCCATAATATCGCGCTGCCCTCTCGGGTGACGCGCCTCATCCTGCTTCCCGACAATGATCGGGCCGGGCAATTGAGCGCGGCCAAAGCCCTTATCGCCTATCAAGACCCTGGCCGAATGGTACAGACGATCTGGCCGCCCATGGGCATGAACGACTGGAACGATGTCCACAAGATGGAAGGGAAGTGGGGGAGGTACTGGTGGCGAGAGGGGGCCTGA
- a CDS encoding sigma-70 family RNA polymerase sigma factor yields MKEETGLERPLDPVLKSAVDAMPPLTAAILALRVHHGMGVDAITERFAIPRWKIRMHLRRAIRTVAQSSAHEGMDFPG; encoded by the coding sequence GTGAAGGAAGAAACCGGATTAGAACGGCCTTTGGACCCAGTGCTGAAGTCGGCGGTTGATGCCATGCCTCCGCTGACTGCGGCGATACTCGCTCTTCGGGTGCATCATGGCATGGGAGTCGATGCAATCACCGAGCGATTTGCGATCCCTCGCTGGAAAATACGCATGCACCTGCGGCGTGCGATCCGCACCGTTGCGCAGTCGTCTGCGCATGAGGGCATGGATTTTCCCGGCTGA
- a CDS encoding sigma-70 family RNA polymerase sigma factor, whose translation MTNMPLDPDAIDWEPHREQLERFNNLEREVLKRSGHGFSAKQIAKQVGTSQNMVTKAIFTGRTRLGGQYSKAEAGRIVIAWEAAMEAAKKAAEEGVHSLYPQKLYLPQRDDFGPDEPADVQADAQIPHAEPPALEQDALSSFLRRLARRNILMLRTSGRQDNDLKLLLTLAVIAAVAVLALVMAGSAASLLTALNSAYT comes from the coding sequence GTGACGAACATGCCGCTCGACCCTGACGCGATCGACTGGGAGCCTCATCGAGAGCAACTCGAACGCTTTAACAACCTTGAGCGCGAAGTGCTTAAAAGGTCCGGGCATGGATTTAGCGCGAAGCAAATCGCCAAGCAGGTCGGCACTAGCCAAAACATGGTCACCAAGGCGATCTTCACAGGACGCACGCGCCTGGGCGGCCAATATTCAAAAGCTGAAGCGGGACGCATTGTGATTGCCTGGGAAGCTGCCATGGAGGCGGCCAAGAAAGCGGCCGAAGAAGGGGTACATTCTTTATACCCCCAAAAATTATACCTTCCGCAGCGCGATGATTTCGGACCAGATGAACCCGCTGATGTCCAAGCGGATGCACAGATTCCACATGCAGAGCCACCGGCGTTGGAACAGGATGCTTTGTCCAGCTTCCTCCGCCGTCTGGCCCGTCGGAACATTTTGATGCTCCGCACAAGCGGGAGGCAAGATAATGACCTGAAGCTATTATTGACCCTGGCCGTCATTGCGGCCGTTGCCGTCCTCGCTCTTGTCATGGCAGGGTCGGCCGCTTCGCTGCTTACAGCGCTCAATAGCGCATATACTTAA
- a CDS encoding JAB domain-containing protein, whose amino-acid sequence MAARKTHETAECRQTLEELIRLTCPGRANELSNRLVDRFGSLGDAVAARTADRTAILDGVPEVERTIQCLRKAMNQILHGRIQQRRVMSNERALLDYLRMAMAFEPIEQFRVIFLNAANELLADEILGIGTVSRVHLYPREVMKRCLEIGATAIILVHNHPAGTAEPSRADRNLTQQMMAAAQPLAVTVHDHLVICRDGYVSFRKAGLM is encoded by the coding sequence ATGGCGGCACGGAAAACGCATGAGACAGCGGAATGTCGACAAACCCTGGAAGAGCTGATCAGGCTTACCTGCCCGGGTCGCGCGAATGAACTGTCCAATCGGCTGGTGGATCGCTTCGGTTCGCTGGGCGACGCAGTAGCAGCGCGCACGGCAGACAGAACCGCAATCCTGGATGGCGTGCCCGAGGTGGAACGGACCATTCAATGCCTGCGAAAGGCCATGAACCAAATCCTGCACGGTCGAATCCAACAAAGGCGCGTCATGTCGAATGAGAGGGCGCTGCTCGATTATCTCCGCATGGCCATGGCGTTCGAACCGATCGAACAGTTTCGGGTCATATTTCTGAACGCAGCCAATGAGTTGCTGGCGGATGAGATACTGGGAATTGGAACCGTGTCCCGAGTCCATCTCTATCCGCGAGAGGTGATGAAGCGCTGCCTCGAAATTGGCGCCACGGCCATCATCCTGGTGCACAATCACCCAGCCGGAACCGCTGAGCCGTCACGGGCCGACCGGAATTTAACGCAACAGATGATGGCCGCGGCGCAACCGCTCGCCGTCACGGTTCATGACCATCTGGTGATCTGCCGAGATGGATATGTGAGCTTTCGTAAAGCTGGTCTGATGTAG
- a CDS encoding MarR family transcriptional regulator yields MTQMMPINRRTAMCRRLIDMRNAVGDALGYEFCPSPIWDMLLDLYLARHENRGVYLWSLYMVAHVSPSTAQRRVVEMERQGLLMRELSDRDRRCIGVEMTEGGVDKMNSLLDRLIGICHTSPL; encoded by the coding sequence ATGACGCAGATGATGCCAATAAACCGCAGAACGGCGATGTGCCGCAGGCTTATCGATATGCGGAATGCCGTTGGCGACGCGCTCGGCTATGAATTTTGTCCCAGCCCGATCTGGGACATGCTCCTCGATCTGTATCTCGCGCGGCACGAAAATCGAGGCGTCTATCTTTGGTCCCTGTATATGGTCGCGCATGTTTCGCCGTCGACGGCGCAGCGCAGGGTTGTGGAAATGGAGCGGCAGGGCCTGCTCATGCGGGAGTTGTCCGACCGCGATCGCCGCTGCATCGGCGTCGAGATGACGGAAGGTGGCGTTGATAAGATGAACAGCCTGCTCGACCGGCTGATCGGCATCTGTCACACCTCGCCCTTATGA
- a CDS encoding DUF6771 family protein → MNEELAKIVLTVLQRAPEWIRHDLGAKDNSLRARAEEVLAAMVEAAVREHDLAS, encoded by the coding sequence ATGAACGAAGAGCTGGCAAAAATTGTGCTGACAGTGCTGCAGCGGGCGCCCGAATGGATTCGGCACGATCTTGGCGCAAAGGACAACAGCCTGCGCGCGCGAGCCGAAGAGGTTTTGGCAGCGATGGTGGAAGCCGCGGTCCGGGAGCACGACTTAGCCTCGTAA
- a CDS encoding type IV toxin-antitoxin system AbiEi family antitoxin, whose amino-acid sequence MAYSSERKLNRLQQLPESVLVDAAWLERHGYSSSLRSQYVKRGWLHQPAPRVYRRASGQPTWQQVVTSLQSFMDYPLTVGGRTALEEQGYAHYLGERREVHLYGPRKAPGWLEALPLDILFRWHNSRRLFPDSPELAPASAPPENTDSLLPGGFMATAGTMQWPLRLSSRERAILELLDELPTHESFHQVDMLMEGLTNLSPRHLQPLLESCRSVKVKRLFFFFADRHRHAWLDGLDKKAVDLGSGKRLLVKGGKLDPTYLITVPGDLDGLS is encoded by the coding sequence ATGGCTTATTCTTCCGAAAGAAAGCTAAACCGTCTACAGCAGCTTCCCGAAAGCGTGCTGGTTGATGCCGCGTGGCTTGAACGCCATGGCTATTCGTCATCGCTGCGTAGCCAATACGTCAAACGGGGCTGGCTGCATCAACCCGCGCCGCGCGTTTATCGCCGAGCTTCCGGCCAGCCCACCTGGCAACAGGTCGTCACATCCCTCCAATCGTTCATGGATTACCCTCTGACTGTGGGCGGCCGCACCGCGCTCGAGGAGCAGGGCTATGCCCACTATCTGGGTGAACGGCGCGAAGTGCATCTCTATGGTCCGCGAAAGGCTCCGGGCTGGCTTGAGGCACTGCCGCTCGACATCCTGTTTCGCTGGCATAACAGCCGCCGCCTTTTCCCGGATAGTCCCGAACTGGCGCCGGCTTCGGCGCCCCCTGAAAACACGGATTCGCTGCTGCCCGGCGGCTTCATGGCAACCGCTGGCACAATGCAATGGCCGCTGCGCCTGTCCTCGCGGGAGCGCGCCATACTCGAATTGCTCGACGAGTTACCCACCCACGAAAGCTTCCATCAGGTCGATATGCTGATGGAGGGGCTCACCAACCTTAGCCCTCGCCACCTGCAGCCGCTTCTCGAAAGCTGCCGGAGCGTCAAGGTAAAGCGCCTGTTCTTTTTCTTTGCCGACCGTCACCGCCATGCATGGCTGGATGGCCTCGACAAGAAGGCCGTCGATTTGGGTTCCGGCAAACGCTTGCTGGTCAAGGGCGGCAAGCTTGATCCGACCTATCTCATCACCGTTCCGGGAGACCTTGATGGCCTATCTTGA
- a CDS encoding nucleotidyl transferase AbiEii/AbiGii toxin family protein has translation MAYLDQYRDQVALLVRAIPFVATENDFALKGGTAINLFVKDLPRLSVDIDLAYLPIADRATSLAEIDTAMARIADRIEKGIRGAHVTPSRLRAENVITKLVVRLDNAQIKIEVTPVLRGTVYDPTETSVTSPVEDAFGFARMQVVSLADLYAGKLVAALDRQHPRDLFDVRELLAGSGVDDALRRAFIVYTISHDRPLSEILAPTRKPLEEEFARGFDGMTREPIALDALIEAREAMIGTMIAAMPDAHRHFLIGFKQGEPDWSLLDVPNASTLPAVKWKMHNLGKLSPERRHALVERLRSVLFPE, from the coding sequence ATGGCCTATCTTGACCAATATCGCGATCAGGTCGCCCTGCTCGTGCGCGCGATCCCGTTCGTTGCGACTGAAAATGATTTTGCGCTCAAGGGCGGCACGGCGATCAACCTGTTCGTAAAAGACTTGCCTCGCCTCTCAGTGGATATCGACCTTGCATATCTGCCGATAGCCGACCGGGCCACGTCGCTCGCGGAGATCGACACGGCCATGGCACGTATCGCCGATCGCATCGAAAAGGGCATCCGGGGCGCTCACGTGACACCGAGCCGACTGCGCGCAGAAAATGTGATCACCAAACTGGTCGTCCGGCTGGACAACGCACAGATCAAGATCGAGGTGACACCCGTCCTGCGCGGTACGGTCTATGACCCCACCGAAACCTCCGTCACCTCTCCCGTCGAGGATGCCTTCGGCTTTGCGCGCATGCAAGTCGTCTCCCTCGCCGATCTCTATGCAGGAAAACTCGTCGCGGCGCTGGACCGCCAACACCCCCGCGACCTGTTCGATGTCCGCGAACTACTCGCGGGCAGCGGCGTCGACGATGCGCTACGCCGCGCATTCATCGTCTACACCATCAGCCATGATCGCCCCCTGTCGGAGATCCTCGCCCCTACACGGAAACCGCTCGAAGAGGAATTCGCGCGCGGCTTCGATGGTATGACGCGCGAACCGATAGCCCTCGACGCCCTCATCGAGGCGCGCGAGGCGATGATCGGCACGATGATCGCGGCCATGCCAGATGCGCACCGGCATTTCCTGATCGGCTTCAAACAGGGGGAACCGGATTGGTCGTTACTGGACGTGCCCAACGCATCGACTCTGCCCGCAGTGAAGTGGAAAATGCACAATCTCGGCAAACTCTCCCCCGAACGGCGCCACGCCCTCGTAGAGAGGCTACGAAGCGTGCTGTTTCCCGAGTGA
- a CDS encoding UPF0158 family protein: protein MPTFPEDKMFSVFDWRVVHMTPENRQTVPILLSDLIDALEFVSTSQYDEHHAYICRQSGRILFLADSVDMDDAAELPDDPEAAGYILVPHRRDLDLGKKLALAFAAEELPEAQMDVRDIFSRKGAYRRFKNLLEAKAVLERWYAYEERAVEAAMCRWCDDVGLTWTRDTHPDETGRS, encoded by the coding sequence GTGCCAACATTTCCCGAAGATAAAATGTTCTCGGTCTTTGATTGGCGAGTCGTGCACATGACACCGGAAAATCGTCAGACAGTGCCTATTCTGCTGAGCGATCTCATCGACGCGCTCGAATTTGTCAGCACTTCCCAATATGACGAACATCACGCCTATATTTGCAGGCAATCGGGCCGCATCCTTTTTCTGGCCGACAGCGTCGACATGGACGATGCGGCGGAGTTGCCTGACGATCCGGAGGCCGCAGGCTATATCCTGGTGCCCCATCGACGCGACCTCGACCTTGGGAAAAAGCTGGCGCTCGCATTCGCCGCCGAGGAACTGCCAGAAGCACAGATGGACGTACGGGACATTTTCAGCCGGAAAGGCGCCTACAGGCGTTTCAAAAATCTGCTCGAGGCGAAGGCCGTGCTTGAAAGATGGTATGCCTATGAAGAACGCGCGGTCGAAGCGGCCATGTGCCGATGGTGCGACGATGTTGGCTTGACCTGGACCCGCGATACCCATCCAGATGAGACAGGCAGGAGTTGA
- a CDS encoding DUF7685 domain-containing protein, whose protein sequence is MPRISCDECHSGVPDFEITHFGSLEAGYRDLCSRCTRRSPAGTG, encoded by the coding sequence ATGCCGCGCATATCATGCGACGAATGCCATAGCGGCGTTCCAGACTTCGAAATAACGCATTTCGGGAGCCTCGAGGCCGGTTACCGGGATCTTTGCAGCCGCTGCACGAGGAGGTCGCCCGCCGGAACGGGCTGA
- a CDS encoding DUF7713 domain-containing protein: MQPLHEEVARRNGLTFTHIAFLPMELLDANGAGHRFHFVLRLLGMMLSLEAVEVKGGRREGYEFQVHGAADADPLDLMTRLLERMRHDLATTYLVEGDLGLSISGTTVRGQLTCDPESADYMPVLIIDGREVSWEQFGRMLMTFEGWRIHLEIQDPSEEV, encoded by the coding sequence TTGCAGCCGCTGCACGAGGAGGTCGCCCGCCGGAACGGGCTGACCTTCACCCATATCGCCTTCCTGCCAATGGAATTGCTCGATGCGAACGGGGCCGGGCATCGGTTCCATTTTGTGCTGCGGCTCCTTGGCATGATGCTGTCGCTTGAGGCTGTCGAAGTCAAAGGCGGAAGACGGGAAGGCTACGAATTCCAGGTGCATGGCGCCGCAGACGCCGATCCGCTTGATCTCATGACGCGCCTGCTCGAACGGATGCGGCATGATCTTGCCACGACCTACCTGGTCGAAGGCGATCTGGGTTTGTCCATTTCGGGAACGACCGTCCGAGGCCAACTCACTTGCGACCCAGAATCCGCCGATTATATGCCGGTGCTGATCATCGATGGGCGGGAGGTGAGTTGGGAGCAATTTGGTCGCATGCTCATGACCTTTGAGGGATGGCGAATCCATCTCGAAATCCAGGACCCCAGCGAGGAAGTCTGA
- a CDS encoding GNAT family N-acetyltransferase: MTLIAPVPLDDGHLLDEFTSGTASLDDWLRRRARANHESGASRTFVLCDDARVIAYYSLASSSIACAEAVGRFRRNMPDPIPVITLARLAIDQSIHGKGFGRALIRDAGRRVIAAADLVGVRGMIVHAISDDAKQFYLACGFLQSPTNEMTLMIPLSDLKAAA, encoded by the coding sequence GTGACGCTCATCGCTCCGGTGCCGCTCGATGACGGTCATCTGCTTGACGAATTCACCTCCGGCACGGCTTCGCTTGACGATTGGCTAAGGCGCCGCGCGCGTGCCAATCATGAAAGCGGAGCCAGCAGAACTTTCGTCCTGTGCGATGACGCGCGCGTCATCGCCTATTATTCGCTGGCCTCCAGTTCGATCGCCTGTGCGGAGGCCGTAGGCCGCTTCCGCCGAAATATGCCAGATCCCATTCCGGTTATAACTCTGGCTCGTTTGGCGATCGACCAGTCCATACACGGCAAAGGTTTTGGAAGGGCTCTCATCCGCGACGCCGGCCGCCGGGTGATTGCCGCCGCTGACCTTGTCGGCGTCCGTGGCATGATCGTCCATGCAATCAGTGATGACGCGAAGCAATTTTACTTGGCGTGCGGTTTCCTGCAATCACCCACCAACGAGATGACGCTCATGATCCCGCTTTCCGATTTGAAAGCGGCTGCCTGA
- a CDS encoding type II toxin-antitoxin system TacA family antitoxin, which produces MPRTTASSETPLQAVNLRVRKDTQSLIDRAANMLGRTRSDFMIAASRKAAEDAILDQRVISVSSEAYGEFLAMLDRPAQANEQLRKTMQTPAPWESQ; this is translated from the coding sequence ATGCCACGTACCACCGCCTCCTCGGAAACGCCACTTCAGGCCGTCAATCTGCGTGTTCGAAAGGACACGCAGTCCCTGATCGATCGGGCGGCAAACATGCTTGGCCGCACGCGCTCCGACTTCATGATTGCTGCGTCCAGGAAGGCTGCCGAGGATGCCATCCTCGACCAACGTGTCATTTCTGTATCGTCCGAAGCCTATGGCGAGTTTTTGGCCATGCTCGACCGCCCCGCGCAAGCGAATGAGCAGCTTCGCAAAACCATGCAGACGCCCGCGCCCTGGGAGTCCCAGTGA
- a CDS encoding RNA polymerase sigma factor, which produces MSVSPQRRASLDDDDANSAAPPTHDFADVYRREKPRLLRYFLQKLGNRSDADDMAQEVMTRFLGATPPVAVVTPRAYITRIATNMLRDRAERGSTRLSQLSVSLDEGLHKSNDIDPHREVEARQEIQRWRAILRQLPPRTLEIFLLNRVEGYSYREIATDLRLPLWRVQKHMLKAIRHIAANMGGDHE; this is translated from the coding sequence ATGAGCGTCTCTCCCCAACGACGCGCGTCCCTCGACGATGACGACGCAAATAGCGCAGCCCCTCCCACCCATGATTTTGCAGACGTGTACCGGCGGGAAAAGCCCCGTCTCCTTCGCTATTTCCTGCAAAAGCTGGGAAATCGCTCGGATGCTGACGATATGGCGCAGGAAGTAATGACTAGGTTCCTGGGCGCCACGCCTCCGGTCGCGGTGGTAACCCCGCGGGCCTATATCACCCGCATCGCCACGAACATGCTGCGGGATCGCGCCGAACGGGGATCGACGCGCCTGTCGCAGCTGTCGGTATCCCTCGACGAAGGATTGCACAAATCCAACGACATCGACCCGCATCGTGAAGTCGAGGCGCGGCAGGAGATCCAGCGCTGGCGAGCGATCTTGCGGCAACTGCCGCCGCGCACCCTGGAAATTTTCCTTCTCAATCGTGTCGAAGGCTATAGCTATCGGGAGATAGCGACTGATCTGAGGCTCCCCTTGTGGAGGGTGCAAAAGCATATGTTGAAGGCCATCCGGCATATCGCCGCCAATATGGGAGGCGATCATGAATAA
- a CDS encoding FecR family protein: MTLITAALVMMFFYAPFARTDALGGGKLATRIGEVREVRLEDGSTLILDTGTSINVDLSAEQRVVSLERGRARFRIAHDAARPFIVRFGQNEILSPGTIFDVTYGHRIAIHLLEGSADVKVHGWRSSARSERLFRLHPGEQLAFLDGQAMSPSVMSAKPTDEQWVSGVKDLDDVPISEVIAEANSYSTTQIVLADPGLGSREIFGSVHIRDIDAVAEAIAAFLEARIDRSHPGKLIITK, translated from the coding sequence ATGACCCTGATCACCGCCGCCCTGGTCATGATGTTCTTCTACGCCCCATTCGCGCGCACGGATGCTCTGGGCGGCGGCAAGCTCGCAACGAGGATCGGCGAAGTACGCGAAGTCCGGCTGGAGGATGGATCGACGCTCATCCTCGACACCGGAACGAGCATCAATGTCGATCTCTCGGCGGAGCAACGTGTTGTAAGCCTGGAACGCGGGCGGGCAAGGTTCAGGATCGCGCATGATGCCGCGCGACCGTTCATCGTGCGCTTCGGCCAGAATGAAATCCTGTCCCCCGGCACGATATTCGATGTGACCTATGGCCATCGTATCGCCATTCATCTCCTTGAAGGAAGCGCCGACGTGAAGGTGCATGGATGGCGTTCCAGTGCTCGCTCCGAGCGACTCTTTCGTCTCCATCCCGGGGAGCAATTAGCCTTCCTTGATGGACAAGCCATGTCGCCTTCTGTCATGTCCGCAAAACCTACCGACGAGCAATGGGTCAGCGGCGTGAAAGATCTAGATGATGTTCCGATCAGCGAGGTAATCGCCGAAGCCAACAGTTACAGCACGACGCAGATCGTGCTCGCTGATCCAGGGCTTGGCAGCCGGGAGATATTCGGCTCGGTTCACATCCGCGACATTGACGCCGTGGCGGAGGCAATTGCCGCATTCCTGGAGGCGAGGATCGATCGTTCCCATCCAGGAAAATTGATCATCACCAAATAA